The following coding sequences are from one Spirochaetota bacterium window:
- a CDS encoding NfeD family protein codes for MELWIIWLIIAIALIIFEIFTPGFLISIFSIGSIASMISAFFIKNIYVQILIFAIMNLLAFIFLRPLFLKIVYKETNQNKTNTDLLIGKKGKVIEKVDNISGTGRIKIQGIDWKAISIEDNITFEIDEIAEVVKVEGAKVIIKKV; via the coding sequence ATGGAATTATGGATAATATGGTTGATAATTGCTATAGCATTAATAATTTTTGAGATTTTTACCCCTGGTTTTCTAATTTCAATTTTTTCTATAGGATCCATTGCATCTATGATTTCAGCTTTTTTTATAAAAAATATTTATGTTCAAATTTTAATATTTGCTATTATGAATTTACTTGCCTTTATATTTTTAAGGCCTTTATTTTTAAAAATTGTTTATAAAGAAACAAATCAAAATAAAACAAATACTGATCTTCTTATTGGTAAAAAAGGTAAAGTAATAGAAAAAGTAGACAATATTTCAGGAACTGGGAGGATTAAAATTCAAGGAATAGATTGGAAAGCAATCTCAATAGAAGACAATATTACTTTTGAAATCGATGAAATAGCAGAAGTTGTTAAAGTAGAAGGAGCAAAAGTAATTATTAAAAAAGTATAG
- a CDS encoding SPFH/Band 7/PHB domain protein: protein MGVLSGFVIFVIIFLLFVLIIIGKSIRIVPQAKTMVVERLGKFHRVLNSGLNFIFPIIDKPREIEWNYVKKLPNGQVTVKKELITLIDLRENVYDFPRQNVITKDNVVIEIDAIIYYQITDPKSAVYEIANLPDAIEKLAKTTLRSIIGEMDLDQTLSSREEINNKLRRILDEATDKWGVKVNRVEIQDINPPKDIKDAMEKQMRAERDRRAAILTAEGEKQARILESEGVKQAFINKAEGEKQAKILSAEGEAQAKIRIAEAEALAITKVTEAIKSTKADPAQYLIALKYIEALKDISSGKENKVVFLPFEATSILSSIGTIKELFESYKK, encoded by the coding sequence ATGGGAGTTTTGTCAGGATTTGTAATATTTGTTATAATATTTTTGCTTTTTGTACTTATTATAATAGGTAAATCAATTAGAATTGTTCCTCAAGCTAAAACAATGGTTGTAGAAAGACTTGGAAAATTTCATAGAGTGCTTAATTCAGGATTAAATTTTATTTTTCCAATTATTGATAAACCAAGAGAAATAGAATGGAACTATGTAAAAAAATTACCAAATGGTCAAGTAACAGTAAAAAAGGAACTTATAACACTTATTGACTTAAGAGAAAATGTTTATGATTTTCCAAGACAAAATGTTATTACAAAAGACAATGTTGTTATAGAAATTGATGCAATTATCTATTATCAAATAACAGATCCAAAAAGTGCAGTTTATGAAATTGCTAATTTACCTGATGCAATTGAAAAGCTTGCTAAAACAACCTTAAGAAGCATTATAGGAGAAATGGACTTAGATCAAACTTTATCTTCAAGAGAAGAAATAAATAATAAATTAAGAAGAATACTTGATGAAGCAACTGACAAATGGGGAGTTAAAGTTAATAGAGTTGAAATACAGGATATTAACCCCCCTAAAGATATTAAAGATGCAATGGAAAAACAGATGAGAGCAGAAAGAGACAGAAGAGCTGCTATTTTAACAGCAGAAGGAGAAAAACAGGCAAGAATATTAGAATCTGAAGGTGTTAAGCAAGCATTTATTAATAAAGCAGAAGGTGAAAAACAAGCAAAAATTCTTTCAGCAGAAGGTGAAGCTCAAGCAAAAATAAGAATTGCTGAAGCTGAAGCTTTAGCTATTACAAAAGTTACAGAAGCTATTAAATCTACAAAAGCAGATCCAGCACAATATTTAATAGCCTTAAAATACATAGAAGCTTTAAAAGACATAAGCTCTGGCAAAGAAAATAAAGTTGTATTTTTACCTTTTGAAGCTACTTCTATTTTAAGCTCTATAGGTACAATTAAAGAACTTTTTGAAAGTTATAAAAAATAA